In the Phaeodactylum tricornutum CCAP 1055/1 chromosome 13, whole genome shotgun sequence genome, TGGTTCTCGTGTTGTTAGGTGTTGTCctacgtcgtcgtcgcagtGCTTCTGGTAGTACTGTGGAATTTAAGGACACTGGCAGCACTCCTATCTAGTTGCAGGACTCAATTCAATTGTAAACGGCTCTTCAAATCTATtggactaactgtaagcgatTTGCCTAGTTGTATAACATGGATGGCTCCGACCTAGTGATTGAAGCAAAACCTCTCGACGGCCTTCTAGAGAGGCCGGTGAAACAACCTTTGATTCCTCCCGTCAGCGATATTTTTCTGTGCTTTGACATTTTATTAGCTGTAAAGCATCGCGCCCGAGAGACAGACATTTATTTCAGACATAATTGTTCAAGGGCAATAGATGCCCGTGCCAGTAAGGTCATTTTCAAACCTCTAAAAGGCGCACCCGAAAACCTCCCACACATAGAAAACATCTCACCATGGCGCAAATTGCAGTCGGCATCAAAGCGTTTTTCTTGGTCTCTCTTTGCTCCGGAGCGACCGCATCTTCCAAAAACCGTGATCTTCAAGAATTTATTGCCATTGCATCTTACCAGCCAAGAACAGATGTCTCGAACCAGGTAGGTATCAAGAAGGAATTATGTCTCCTGAAGCAAGTATTTAATGTTGTTGCTCAACTCCTTTTTCACTTTAAAGAAAAACATAGCTTTGGATCAGTATGAATTATCGAGCTTTCTCGGAAACCCAGCGAACGATGATCTCGAGGCGGCCAAAGCAATTTACGAAAGAGGAGCGTTTGTCACTCCGATCGCGCGCCTTACTTTGACGAACGAAAGTGGTCTTCCCACTATGATTACTTCAGACGAGACACTCGTAACAGGAAAGACTGCAAACGGCACAGAAGTAACTGGAATCGCGTACGAATCGTTCAACCCAGGAGAAATGGAAATTTCGGTCCAGTACGCCAGCGATGCGCCAGATAGCTGCGAAGTCGGTGGGCTCCTAGAACCGTACATGCACGGATGCTTTGCAGCTGATGGTGAGCTGGACATAGAAGGAGAGCGTGTTGCTTACAGATACGACCCCTCGACCGATAATTACAACGGGAGGACTTTGCAACAATTCAGCACTGGTGCATCTTTTACATTCCGCGATCCTAATGCGGGTACCGAGTACTTTGATGAATTCGAAAAGTTCTTCGACTACTATGGGAAAGCCTCCTACGCCGATATTTTGATTCAAGCCGCTTTCAATAAGACAAATACCGGCTTTcgaaatggaaacttggATTTTTCGACTTATCTTGACGGTGACGGACAAAATGGTGAGTTCAGCTTTTTAGGCGTCGGCCTCCCCGAATGTTGCTTTCGTGGCTGACCATGACCTTTTGGACACAGCGGCCATCGCCACGGCGACGGCTTACATGATTTTAGGAATGGAAATAATTGGCAAGTTGGAGCATGCTGTGGTGCAATGTGACCTTCCCTGTGAGACTGACGACTGCAAGCTTGACCCCGTGCATAGTCTCGACGAAGCCGTCGCATTTTGGACCGGAgtgttggaagactttgatcAGGGTTCGGGGCGCAGCAACCTGTTGTACGGATTGGCTGACGAAACCTGTCGCCAGTTTCGCACTTGTGGAGTGACCGGAGATTCAACGGAAGGCACGTCGCGCGTGAACATTGATCTGTTTCAGCTTTTCCGAACCATGCAGGAGCAGCTTCTCGGTAACCAGTGCATCGAAGCTCGGGCTAGCAAAGATCGCATGATTCCCCTGATGTTTCTCCCGTTGATCCAAGCAACTCTCAGCAACGTCTTCTTGGCCAAGAGCATGTCTTTTGACGAAGTCGTCGACGGCGAGGGTGCGGTACTAGCGGCGGCGTTGCTTCCACGCCTGGCCTCTTGCAATTTCGAGGATGCGCAGCGGTTGTATTTACAAATGCGAGTCGGTCAGCACGGAGTGGCAGGTTACTCGGAAGTTCGTCAGGCTTTGGAGCGCAACTACGAGTGTTTGGGAGTCACCTGCGCCGACGTTGGGGGTTTGTACGATCGAGACAGGGGCGAATATGAAGCCGAAGGGGCTCCTTGTGGCGGGGTCGCGCAGGGAGGCGGCGGAACGAATCCGGGTCTAgccgttggcttgttcctTGGTGGAATGGTGGCCGTGCTGTTGGGCTTTGTGCTAatccgccaccgccgccgtaACAAGTCGCTAGGGGCCGCTGAGTTTGCAGTGGAGGGGGATCACGTGATTGCGTAAAGGATTGTTTTGGCTTGATAGTACGTAATTGTGCTAACCGTATAAAAGGGTAGCTCATGACGGTTCTACAGAGTCTGTACACTACGATGGTGTATACAACACGGTGTCACTGTAAAACGCATCGTTGCCCAGTGTGTAACGAGGGCTCCGTCCAATCCAGCAGGATACATAGGTATCGTGCTGTGGATGGTTCCAAGAGCAACGTGGTGGATATATATATAGATAGATGGTCTTGGAATACGATGCACTCGGGGGAGCGGTTGACGGACAACCAACCCCTGCCGTCGAATGcacgttttggaatcatcTCTATTCGAGTATGGGTGGTACGGTACACACCCGTCCATCGGCTAGTTGGTAGTAAGTAAGTACACTCCGATGTTTGGGTACGGCATGCATATTGCGACGACATCCGGAATTGattcttgtcaaaattgTTGGTGATTTTGGACGTGTCTCATATATCCATATATGCGCTGTTTTGGCATGGGTCCATCGTGTATATAGAACAAGGTCGGACTTCTTTTCTATGGAAGTCCCAAGGAACGGAACACCCTGGGTGTAGGAAAGCCCTTTTCCTGGTTTGGTACGGTTGCGAACGATTGTATCGTGCTGGGTAGATTCTTCCGGGACACGAGATTTCCTATGTGTAGACGGGACATCTTCATGTGCTATCCGAAGTCGTCCGTACCCCCTTACACCCCCACAAAGCTCGAAGTGGGGGGGAATCGTAGGGACGAGCTTTTCCAGGGATTTCCGGACGAAGTGGGCGCTGCTTCGGATACCATACCGGCAAGGCAGTATGGTATTTGGCATTCTTGGAAAGTCCCCAAACGACGAATATTTCTTCCGTTGGCGATACGTTGAAACGGTAACACGTTTCCAACCCCAAATGGTTCCAACGGTCGTTTGGAGTCCCGTATACTCGGTTTCCAACGCTCGTTACCAATCAGAGTAGGGTATTTCTATCAATTCGTGACTCCTTCTTCCGGTCTCGTCCAAGGGTCGGCGGCGCGCGGAAAAAACAAAAGTCACGCCCGACCCAACGGACGCTACGGCATTGGTAGATACCGCTTGGGTACAACGTCACCCGTAGGTGTGCAAGGAACGCCTCGGACTCTTCTGGTACCCAAGCCCCGCCAGTCCAGTTGGCACGAGTCGAGAGGTCCCGTCCGCGCCGGCCCCAACGTACGCGTCGTACGTACCGAAACGCACTGCAAGTCTTGGGAACGAGCCGAGTGTTGGCCGGCATGCGGACCAGGAACCCCGGGAGCCGACGTTCCGCGACCGCGAAAGGCTTCTCGTGTCTCGCGTGCCGGACAATTTTCGTCCAGCGGTTGAGGGGGTGCGGGTAGGTTGGTGTAGTTTTTGGGAacggtaccgtaccgtacggTTTATACGAATGGATCCGGTGCGGTGCGGTACACAAAACCGTTTGGGCGGAGTCCTTTGGTTCTTCGTTCGCAAAACACTGGCTTGTTTTTGGCTCCACTGGTCTTGGATTTACATTACCACCACAAGTACACACCAATATACACCAACACATACACAAGAGACAATGTTGGGTTCCAGAATTGCAAGCACTACGGTGTTGGTTACGGCGTTGTTGGCGTGGACCATGCCGGAGACGCAGGCTCGTTTCACTCCGATCGTCACGTACGCCCCCATGACCAAGGTGACGGACGTGGCGGCGTTGGACCTCGACCAGAACGAACTGGAGCGACAACTGGGGGTCGGCGCTTTGAATAACGCCCGTGCCGTCTACGAACGCGGCGGTAACTCGTTGTCCATTGCCAATCTAACCCTCGTCAACCCACCGGGTCCCATGTCGTACCCGCAAGGAACGCAAGTTCTCGGCCGAACCAAGGGCTCGGCCAACACCACCGTTCTCGGAATTCTAGTCGACGAAAGCGTGACGTGGGGTGCCAACCCTGGAAACGTTACCATCCACGTGCAGTACGTTACTTCCACGAACCAAAAGACCTACTCCGACTGCCAATCCGGTGGACTCTGGACCTTTAGTGAAGCGAACCTCAACGGTTGTAAGTGCCAACGGACGGGAACGCTGAGACTCTTACCTGTCGCACGTGCAATATTCACAGACTCACCCTTTGCCGTTCCCCTTGCTTCTTCGCGTGGCAAATCGTATCCCAGGCTACAATGATCAAGGTCATGTTACGCTGGTGCCCCCCGGTGAATCTGCGAATCGCGGCGACAAGCTCGCCTACAAGTACGATATTCGACAGGACAACTGGAACCTGCGTACGCTCCAGAGTCTCAGTACCAACGCGGATACTTCCATGAGACCTTGCCCCGGATGCCCCTTTTACGCAGACTTTCAGACCTTTGTCAACTACTACGAAACGACCGAGTACGCCGACTCGTGGATCATGGCGGCGGCACTCAACCGATCCGTCGCCTTTCCCTCCGGTCGAGGAAACGCCAATTTTGGCGCCGCCTTTACCAGCGGCAGCAAACTTGGACtcgccgaagccgtcaaGAAGGGAACAGCCTACATGAGCGTCTTTATGCAAATCATTCGGGATCTCGAAGACGCCATGACGGACTGTGACAACAAGTGCGACCCCGACGACCTCTCCTGTCAGGATATTGGAGCGGAAGCGGTCCATTCATTGGACGCCGCTGTCGCTCTCTACGCCGGATCGCTAGAAGGGACTGATGGGACGGAGAACAGCGGAGTCATGCCTTATGCACTCGCCAACAGACGGGCCGCTGATTTCCGCACCGGTGGACCTCAAGGCGAACGCAGCTCCGGTACCGCCCACGTCAACTACGAGGTTATCAAGGAGTTCAAGCACGCACAGACCAGGCTCCTGGCAGATGAGTGCAATTTGGCGCGTCAAAACAAGTGGCGCATTGTCAATCTCATGAAGGTCCCGCTGGTCCAGGGTGTCCTGCGGTACGCCTACATGCGTGATTTCAACAACCCCAGTGACGCGCCCACCAGAGAAAAGGAGCAAGCCGAGGGCGCCACATTTGCCGCCGCACTCTTGCCATTCGTGCACAAGTGCGA is a window encoding:
- a CDS encoding predicted protein, with translation MAQIAVGIKAFFLVSLCSGATASSKNRDLQEFIAIASYQPRTDVSNQKNIALDQYELSSFLGNPANDDLEAAKAIYERGAFVTPIARLTLTNESGLPTMITSDETLVTGKTANGTEVTGIAYESFNPGEMEISVQYASDAPDSCEVGGLLEPYMHGCFAADGELDIEGERVAYRYDPSTDNYNGRTLQQFSTGASFTFRDPNAGTEYFDEFEKFFDYYGKASYADILIQAAFNKTNTGFRNGNLDFSTYLDGDGQNAAIATATAYMILGMEIIGKLEHAVVQCDLPCETDDCKLDPVHSLDEAVAFWTGVLEDFDQGSGRSNLLYGLADETCRQFRTCGVTGDSTEGTSRVNIDLFQLFRTMQEQLLGNQCIEARASKDRMIPLMFLPLIQATLSNVFLAKSMSFDEVVDGEGAVLAAALLPRLASCNFEDAQRLYLQMRVGQHGVAGYSEVRQALERNYECLGVTCADVGGLYDRDRGEYEAEGAPCGGVAQGGGGTNPGLAVGLFLGGMVAVLLGFVLIRHRRRNKSLGAAEFAVEGDHVIA
- a CDS encoding predicted protein (Gene of unknown function. Has 1 transmembrane domain and is highly expressed under conditions of nitrate depletion.; Pt_34041, Gene of unknownn function) — its product is MVYTTRCHCKTHRCPVCNEGSVQSSRIHRYRAVDGSKSNVVDIYIDRWSWNTMHSGERLTDNQPLPSNARFGIISIRVWVVRYTPVHRLVGSNPKERNTLGVGKPFSWFGTVANDCIVLGRFFRDTRFPMCRRDIFMCYPKSSVPPYTPTKLEVGGNRRDELFQGFPDEVGAASDTIPARQYGIWHSWKVCKERLGLFWYPSPASPVGTSREVPSAPAPTYASYVPKRTASLGNEPSVGRHADQEPREPTFRDRERLLVSRVPDNFRPAVEGVRTMLGSRIASTTVLVTALLAWTMPETQARFTPIVTYAPMTKVTDVAALDLDQNELERQLGVGALNNARAVYERGGNSLSIANLTLVNPPGPMSYPQGTQVLGRTKGSANTTVLGILVDESVTWGANPGNVTIHVQPTPTANPVDSGPLVKRTSTVTHPLPFPLLLRVANRIPGYNDQGHVTLVPPGESANRGDKLAYKYDIRQDNWNLRTLQSLSTNADTSMRPCPGCPFYADFQTFVNYYETTEYADSWIMAAALNRSVAFPSGRGNANFGAAFTSGSKLGLAEAVKKGTAYMSVFMQIIRDLEDAMTDCDNKCDPDDLSCQDIGAEAVHSLDAAVALYAGSLEGTDGTENSGVMPYALANRRAADFRTGGPQGERSSGTAHVNYEVIKEFKHAQTRLLADECNLARQNKWRIVNLMKVPLVQGVLRYAYMRDFNNPSDAPTREKEQAEGATFAAALLPFVHKCDTADATLIYNNMRIGSDANKVVFADVKAALERNYGCMGISCPLVGGFHNGQDYELGATPCTEGTLQGPAAPDFSQLPSSSGGSGGGNAGVAVGWILAVCLAGVVGFMAYRRFGKRKNIADVMKPPANNLAAVSEIA